A DNA window from Trichomycterus rosablanca isolate fTriRos1 chromosome 9, fTriRos1.hap1, whole genome shotgun sequence contains the following coding sequences:
- the lin28b gene encoding protein lin-28 homolog B: MAEGGPGGDAAKCAAQEERSPALVVAGSGYCKWFNVRMGFGFISMTHSEGRQVEPPQDVFVHQSKLVMEGFRSLREGEQVEFTYKKSSKGLESLRVTGPGGASCSGSDRRPKGKAPPPKRKPKGDRCYNCGGLDHHAKECSLPPQPKKCHYCQSVAHMVAQCPHRGAPSSSSSQDPHPPRDERAHSSSPEEASASQRWRTQ, translated from the exons GAGGGCCGGGCGGAGACGCCGCCAAGTGTGCAGCTCAGGAGGAGCGGAGCCCGGCGCTGGTCGTGGCTGGATCCGGCTACTGCAAGTGGTTTAATGTGCGCATGGGATTCGGATTTATATCGATGACCCACAGCGAAGGACGTCAGGTTGAACCCCCACAAGACGTCTTTGTGCACCAG aGTAAGCTGGTGATGGAGGGTTTCCGGAGTCTGAGGGAGGGCGAGCAGGTGGAGTTCACATATAAGAAGTCCAGTAAAGGGCTGGAGTCACTCAGGGTAACAGGGCCTGGGGGTGCGTCATGCTCCGGCAGTGACCGGCGACCCAAAGGCAAAGCCCCGCCCCCTAAACGCAAACCAAAGGGAGACCG GTGTTATAACTGTGGAGGTCTGGACCACCATGCTAAAGAATGCAGTCTGCCCCCTCAGCCAAAGAAATGCCACTACTGTCAGAGTGTTGCCCACATGGTGGCCCAGTGTCCCCACAGGGGGGCGCCATCTTCCAGCAGCTCTCAGGACCCTCACCCACCCCGAGATGAGAGAGCACACTCTTCTTCTCCAGAGGAAGCATCTGCCTCTCAGCGCTGGAGGACGCAGTGA